One window of Microcoleus vaginatus PCC 9802 genomic DNA carries:
- the recA gene encoding recombinase RecA has translation MKTSTENSEKQKALTSVLSQIERSFGKGAIVRLGDSTRMRVETIPTGALTLDIALGGGLPKGRVIEIYGPESSGKTTLALHAIAEVQKSGGIAAFVDAEHALDPTYASALGVDIENLLVSQPDTGEMALEIVDQLVRSVAVDIVVIDSVAALVPRAEIEGDMGDSHMGLQARLMSQALRKITGNIGKSGCTVIFLNQLRQKIGVTYGNPETTTGGNALKFYASVRLDIRRIQSLKKGTEEYGNRTKVKVAKNKVAPPFRIAEFDIVFGKGISTLGCLTDLADEMGVITKKGSWYSYKGDNIAQGRDNVIRHMEENTEFKNEIEKLVREQLDTGAVVSANSVAPVDLDVDDEDEDVDDVQDVEELEEV, from the coding sequence ATAAAAACTTCCACTGAAAACTCAGAAAAGCAAAAAGCTCTAACTTCCGTACTCTCCCAAATCGAGCGCAGCTTTGGCAAAGGGGCGATCGTCCGATTGGGAGACTCCACTCGCATGAGGGTAGAAACCATTCCCACCGGAGCCCTGACACTGGACATTGCTTTGGGCGGCGGTTTGCCAAAAGGTCGAGTTATTGAAATTTACGGCCCGGAAAGTTCCGGTAAAACCACTCTAGCCCTCCACGCGATCGCCGAAGTCCAAAAATCCGGCGGTATCGCAGCCTTCGTCGATGCCGAACACGCCCTCGATCCAACCTACGCCTCAGCTTTAGGCGTCGATATTGAAAATCTCTTAGTTTCCCAGCCGGATACCGGCGAAATGGCCCTAGAAATTGTCGATCAACTCGTGCGTTCCGTCGCCGTCGATATCGTAGTAATTGACTCCGTAGCCGCCCTCGTCCCCCGCGCCGAAATCGAAGGCGACATGGGCGACTCCCACATGGGTTTGCAAGCGCGCTTGATGAGCCAAGCTTTGCGGAAAATCACCGGCAACATCGGCAAATCCGGCTGTACCGTCATTTTCCTCAACCAATTGCGGCAGAAAATCGGCGTAACTTACGGCAACCCCGAAACCACAACCGGCGGTAACGCACTCAAGTTCTACGCCAGCGTGCGACTCGATATTCGCCGCATTCAAAGCTTGAAAAAAGGTACAGAAGAATACGGCAACCGCACGAAAGTTAAAGTTGCTAAAAACAAAGTTGCTCCGCCTTTCCGCATTGCCGAATTTGACATTGTATTTGGCAAAGGCATTTCTACTTTAGGCTGTCTGACTGACTTGGCCGACGAAATGGGAGTAATTACTAAGAAAGGTTCTTGGTATAGCTACAAGGGCGATAACATTGCTCAAGGACGCGACAACGTGATTCGACACATGGAGGAAAATACCGAATTTAAAAATGAGATCGAGAAGTTAGTCCGGGAACAACTTGATACGGGGGCTGTGGTTTCTGCTAATTCTGTCGCTCCTGTTGATCTTGATGTTGATGATGAGGATGAGGATGTTGATGACGTTCAGGATGTAGAAGAGTTGGAAGAAGTATAA
- a CDS encoding HEAT repeat domain-containing protein, whose translation MSITPESVEQLLNSEDFGERLRAVNQLRQLEPAIAYKLIQMAIGDKNVRVRYAAVSQISTLGTQNLPNALEVLLHSLNNDPEPDVQAAAADALGALKLTDALEDLQKVYSSTSEWLVQMSIVAALGEMGDPKAFPMLENALTSENELIQTIAISALGELGDKRALPLLLPYASNADWQIRYRVAQALGRLGGKEAEAALEILAKDEVEQVAQEAKAGQENSLKS comes from the coding sequence ATGAGCATTACCCCTGAGTCTGTCGAACAATTGCTGAATTCCGAGGATTTTGGCGAAAGACTGCGAGCAGTCAACCAACTGCGGCAACTAGAACCGGCGATTGCCTATAAACTGATTCAAATGGCGATCGGCGACAAAAATGTCCGCGTTCGCTACGCAGCAGTCAGCCAGATATCAACCCTCGGCACGCAGAATCTGCCGAACGCTTTAGAGGTACTGCTCCACAGCCTGAACAACGACCCCGAACCGGATGTGCAAGCAGCAGCAGCCGATGCTTTGGGCGCATTGAAATTAACAGATGCTTTAGAAGATTTGCAGAAAGTTTATAGCAGCACCTCTGAATGGCTGGTGCAAATGAGCATCGTTGCTGCTTTGGGAGAAATGGGAGATCCGAAAGCCTTTCCCATGTTAGAAAATGCCCTGACTTCTGAAAACGAATTGATCCAAACCATTGCGATCAGCGCCTTAGGTGAATTGGGAGATAAACGGGCGCTGCCGCTGCTGCTTCCCTACGCTTCCAATGCAGATTGGCAAATCCGTTACAGAGTCGCCCAAGCTCTCGGGCGGTTGGGCGGTAAAGAAGCAGAGGCGGCTTTGGAAATTCTCGCCAAAGATGAGGTTGAACAAGTTGCTCAGGAGGCTAAAGCCGGACAAGAAAATAGTTTGAAATCTTGA
- a CDS encoding (2Fe-2S) ferredoxin domain-containing protein, whose translation MPESPAREPDSQAEARCVLVCQYQSCLKNGSAAVLAAFEAQQVAGVKVEACSCQGQCTTGPTVRVTPDEIWYCRVKPSDVPLIVEEHLKEGKPLEALFNPRIHARYYY comes from the coding sequence ATGCCAGAATCTCCAGCCCGAGAACCAGACTCCCAAGCAGAAGCGCGCTGTGTATTGGTTTGCCAGTATCAATCTTGCCTAAAAAATGGTTCAGCAGCAGTGCTAGCTGCTTTTGAAGCCCAACAAGTTGCAGGGGTGAAAGTGGAGGCCTGTAGTTGTCAGGGACAATGCACTACTGGCCCGACTGTACGAGTTACCCCGGACGAAATTTGGTATTGTCGAGTTAAACCGAGTGATGTACCGTTAATTGTGGAAGAGCACCTCAAAGAGGGAAAACCTCTAGAGGCGCTGTTCAATCCGAGAATTCATGCGCGTTATTATTATTAA
- a CDS encoding alpha/beta hydrolase, with product MNSFDSEQQHIFVETNNIRLHCVSQGEGELVLLLHGFPEFWYSWRHQIPALARHFKVVVPDLRGYNDSDKPESGYDLDTLSADIRGLIASLGYTKAHVVGHDWGGVIAWHLAQKFPEQLNRLAILNAPHPQRFVQEMASNLDQIRRSWYVLAFQVPGIPEWLIRQNLKDFVHNVFQGQAVRKGAFSAEETKIYQTALEKPGVLAAAINYYRQMFHPQRLWNLGQKLEPVTVPTLVLWGEEDAFLSHKLVEGLDRLITAPFKLKLVPNCGHWIQQEAPQTVNRELLSFLRNSSPSLAVA from the coding sequence ATGAATTCTTTCGATTCCGAACAGCAACACATCTTTGTCGAAACCAATAACATCCGCCTGCACTGCGTTTCTCAAGGAGAAGGCGAGCTTGTTCTTCTCTTGCATGGGTTTCCAGAGTTTTGGTACTCTTGGCGTCATCAAATTCCTGCTTTAGCGCGTCATTTCAAGGTGGTAGTGCCGGATTTGCGGGGCTACAACGATTCCGACAAGCCGGAAAGTGGCTATGATTTAGATACGCTGAGCGCGGATATTCGCGGTTTGATTGCGAGCCTCGGTTATACAAAAGCTCACGTTGTAGGTCATGATTGGGGAGGGGTGATTGCGTGGCACTTAGCTCAAAAATTCCCCGAACAACTCAACCGCTTGGCAATTTTAAACGCTCCGCACCCGCAGCGATTCGTGCAGGAAATGGCGAGCAATTTAGATCAAATCCGCCGCAGTTGGTACGTTTTGGCGTTTCAGGTGCCCGGCATTCCCGAATGGTTGATCCGGCAAAACTTGAAAGATTTTGTACACAATGTTTTCCAAGGACAAGCTGTTCGCAAAGGAGCTTTTAGCGCTGAGGAAACTAAGATTTATCAGACTGCTTTAGAAAAGCCGGGAGTATTAGCCGCCGCTATCAATTATTACCGCCAGATGTTTCACCCGCAGAGGCTTTGGAATTTGGGGCAGAAATTAGAACCTGTGACAGTACCTACTTTGGTGCTTTGGGGAGAAGAAGATGCGTTTTTGAGCCACAAACTTGTAGAAGGTTTAGACAGATTAATTACGGCTCCGTTTAAGTTAAAATTAGTTCCTAACTGCGGCCACTGGATTCAGCAGGAAGCGCCACAAACGGTGAATCGAGAATTGCTCAGTTTTCTGAGAAATTCTTCTCCTTCTTTGGCTGTGGCCTAG
- the murQ gene encoding N-acetylmuramic acid 6-phosphate etherase, giving the protein MKNLEERGHLLTEQVNANSENLDQLSSIELVDLFNREDAQTLSAIARAREELARAIDIAAESLRQGGRLFYVGAGTSGRLGVLDAAECPPTFCTPPELVQGIIAGGAGALVRSSEDLEDRAEDGAEAIAHRHITNLDVVVGITAGGTTPFVAGALQAARQRGAKTVFMACVPVEQVNFEADVDIRLLVGPEVVAGSTRLKAGTVTKMALNIISTGVMVKLGKVYGNRMVDVAVTNKKLRDRAVRMLQDLTDLNRDEAGFLLEKSGKSVKLALMMHWTNLEKEECDRILGEFQGNLRSAVASISP; this is encoded by the coding sequence ATGAAGAATTTGGAAGAACGGGGGCATCTGCTGACGGAACAGGTGAATGCCAACAGCGAGAATTTAGACCAACTTAGTTCGATCGAATTAGTGGACTTGTTCAACCGGGAAGACGCCCAAACCTTAAGCGCGATCGCCCGCGCCCGCGAAGAGTTAGCCCGAGCGATCGACATTGCAGCCGAGTCTCTGCGTCAAGGAGGTCGCCTGTTTTACGTCGGTGCGGGTACTTCCGGGCGCTTGGGGGTGCTGGATGCGGCCGAGTGTCCCCCCACCTTCTGCACGCCGCCAGAACTCGTACAGGGCATAATTGCCGGGGGTGCGGGGGCTTTGGTGCGGAGTTCGGAGGATTTGGAGGATCGGGCTGAGGATGGGGCTGAGGCGATCGCCCACCGTCACATTACCAACTTAGATGTGGTTGTCGGGATTACGGCTGGAGGTACGACGCCGTTTGTCGCGGGCGCTTTGCAGGCGGCACGCCAGCGGGGGGCGAAAACTGTGTTTATGGCCTGCGTACCCGTCGAACAAGTGAATTTTGAGGCTGATGTTGATATTCGGTTGTTGGTTGGCCCGGAGGTAGTGGCGGGTTCGACGCGCTTGAAAGCCGGTACAGTAACCAAAATGGCTTTAAATATCATTTCGACTGGGGTAATGGTGAAGCTGGGGAAGGTTTACGGCAATCGGATGGTTGACGTGGCGGTTACTAATAAGAAATTGCGCGATCGGGCTGTGCGGATGTTGCAGGATTTGACTGATTTGAACCGGGATGAGGCGGGTTTTTTGCTCGAAAAAAGTGGCAAGTCGGTTAAATTAGCTTTGATGATGCACTGGACTAATTTGGAGAAGGAAGAGTGCGATCGAATTTTGGGAGAATTTCAAGGAAATTTGCGATCGGCTGTGGCATCAATTAGTCCTTAG
- a CDS encoding DUF3110 domain-containing protein: MRVFVLLFNARTENEGIHTIQLGDRNKVLMFESEDDATRFGVMLEAQDFPEPAVEAIDDEEIKEFCDSVDYDWELVPAGALAIPPEDNVTQTQWQPELEPESEPDSDVSQNELDSIRRRLEGLL, encoded by the coding sequence ATGCGAGTGTTCGTCTTACTCTTCAATGCCCGCACCGAGAATGAGGGAATTCATACCATTCAACTCGGCGATCGCAATAAAGTTCTGATGTTTGAGTCAGAAGACGACGCCACCCGCTTTGGCGTGATGTTGGAAGCTCAGGATTTTCCCGAACCCGCTGTCGAGGCGATCGACGATGAGGAAATTAAGGAGTTCTGCGATAGTGTTGATTATGATTGGGAACTGGTGCCGGCCGGGGCACTGGCGATCCCGCCAGAAGACAATGTAACACAGACTCAGTGGCAGCCCGAGCTAGAGCCGGAGTCGGAGCCGGATTCTGACGTTTCCCAAAACGAACTGGATTCTATTCGCCGCCGACTCGAAGGACTTTTGTAA
- the dacB gene encoding D-alanyl-D-alanine carboxypeptidase/D-alanyl-D-alanine-endopeptidase, with protein MQGIALSLLVLVLGRPSAVTAQTQAVAGDICPADLGAQVDAIANRPEFSRSRWGILIQPLSSTTTLYSRDSQKYFIPASNVKLLTTAAALQKLGADFRIKTSVYSDENGSLYVAGRGDPSIAEPQLKSLAQQLKQRGISQVNELIGDDSYFQGSAVNPNWEWEDAQAGYGAPINSLIFNQNAIDLLLSPQALGQPLKVTFAEPKLANQWQLQNNSVTVAQNEPEFIEVGREFDRPIIRVSGQLKVGGEPESAYVAVVNPANNFLQQFQQVLAAEGIPVKQALVASASRNLNQELATVESPPLAELVRETNRESNNLYAEVILRLLGKVTDKMPQQQEDTGEMGLKELKTALTKLGVNPNSYILADGSGLSRHNLISPEALVQTLRLMANSPAASIYRQSLPIAGENGTLKNRFNNTPNRVILQAKTGTLSGVSALSGYIEVPNYEPLVFSIIVNQSDLSAAKMRSATDEIVLLLNRLRRC; from the coding sequence ATCCAAGGAATTGCGCTTAGTTTGTTAGTGCTTGTGCTGGGGCGTCCGTCGGCGGTTACTGCTCAAACCCAGGCGGTTGCTGGGGATATTTGTCCTGCGGATTTGGGTGCCCAAGTAGATGCGATCGCCAATCGTCCCGAATTTAGCCGATCGCGCTGGGGCATTTTGATTCAACCTCTATCTTCTACTACTACTCTCTACAGCCGCGACAGCCAAAAATATTTTATTCCGGCATCAAATGTCAAGCTGCTAACCACAGCCGCTGCTTTGCAGAAACTCGGTGCAGATTTTCGGATTAAGACTTCGGTTTACAGCGACGAAAATGGGAGTTTGTACGTTGCCGGCAGGGGAGATCCGAGCATTGCTGAGCCTCAGTTGAAATCTTTGGCGCAGCAGTTGAAACAGCGAGGAATCAGTCAAGTAAACGAGTTGATTGGCGATGACAGCTATTTTCAAGGCAGTGCAGTTAATCCGAATTGGGAATGGGAAGACGCGCAAGCAGGCTATGGAGCGCCGATTAACAGTTTAATTTTCAATCAAAACGCGATCGACCTTCTATTGTCCCCCCAGGCTCTTGGGCAACCTCTGAAAGTTACTTTTGCCGAACCAAAACTGGCAAATCAGTGGCAACTCCAGAACAATTCAGTAACTGTCGCCCAAAACGAACCCGAGTTTATTGAAGTTGGCAGGGAGTTCGATCGACCTATAATTCGAGTGAGCGGACAGTTGAAAGTTGGTGGCGAACCTGAATCAGCTTATGTGGCAGTTGTCAACCCCGCTAATAATTTTTTGCAGCAGTTTCAGCAAGTTCTGGCGGCTGAGGGAATTCCTGTTAAACAGGCTTTAGTTGCCTCGGCTTCTCGCAATTTAAATCAAGAATTAGCGACCGTTGAATCGCCGCCGCTGGCTGAATTGGTGAGAGAAACTAATCGCGAAAGCAACAATCTTTATGCAGAAGTTATATTGAGATTGCTGGGAAAAGTTACAGACAAGATGCCCCAGCAGCAAGAAGATACAGGTGAAATGGGTTTGAAAGAGTTAAAAACCGCTTTAACTAAATTAGGAGTAAATCCAAACAGCTACATATTAGCCGACGGTTCGGGACTTTCCCGCCACAATTTAATTAGCCCTGAAGCCTTGGTGCAAACTTTGAGATTGATGGCTAATTCACCTGCTGCATCTATTTACCGCCAGTCACTGCCGATCGCTGGCGAGAACGGCACTTTGAAAAATCGCTTCAATAATACACCAAACCGCGTAATTTTGCAAGCAAAAACAGGAACTTTGAGCGGGGTTTCGGCGCTGTCGGGATATATCGAAGTTCCGAATTACGAGCCGCTGGTGTTTAGCATTATCGTCAATCAATCTGACCTATCTGCTGCAAAAATGCGATCGGCAACTGACGAAATTGTGCTATTATTGAATCGCCTGCGCCGCTGTTAA
- a CDS encoding glycosyl transferase family 39, with product MGSTTHQDTSVNTPNSRWLMSLLAIGILLGIGFRFFEIDRKLYWHDEAYTSIRAAGFTRQEIDDELFQNRIVPAQELPKYQRIKPGSTEADTIRSLALEDPQHPPLYFLMARWWMQQFGSSLAASRSLPALLSLLSLPLMYALAQELFASNLTALLATALLALSPFDILFAQTARQYSLLTATVIGSSWLLLRAVRLRGWQNWACYSLAIAFGFYTHPFFCLTLIGHGVFIISYWLFVKKTKLPGHVTNSQFFLAVTAALILYIPWIYVLATNLERASATTDWTRVSPGWLYLVKLWTLSFTALFFDFDFGFDNIWTYLLRLPFGLLIAAALYTICRRVSTSTWLFIVTSTFVPFLILALPDIILGGKRSAVSRYLISCFPGVQLAVAYLLASNVKTQQRLWQVILALVFTASVASCTVSAFSDTWWSKDLSYFNAEVAKIINKEVIANRSIKDTIVISDRGNDFTNMGDLLSLSYLLDKDVRLMLMSQSPDMEMLNKYSAPLVFRPSEKLRSALKQNQRRLEPILQYARLFRARRAS from the coding sequence ATGGGATCTACAACACATCAAGACACATCTGTTAATACCCCAAATTCCCGCTGGCTGATGAGCTTATTGGCGATCGGCATTTTACTTGGTATCGGATTTCGGTTTTTTGAGATCGATCGCAAACTGTACTGGCACGACGAAGCTTACACATCAATCCGCGCCGCTGGTTTCACCCGCCAAGAAATTGACGACGAACTATTCCAAAACCGGATTGTTCCCGCACAAGAATTGCCAAAATATCAGCGGATTAAACCGGGAAGTACAGAAGCAGATACAATTCGTTCTTTAGCACTAGAAGACCCGCAGCATCCGCCTTTATACTTTCTCATGGCCCGTTGGTGGATGCAGCAATTTGGCAGTTCTCTAGCAGCATCTCGCAGTTTGCCAGCACTATTGAGTTTGCTGTCGTTGCCTTTGATGTACGCTTTAGCTCAGGAACTTTTCGCCTCGAATTTGACGGCGTTATTAGCAACAGCACTTTTGGCTTTATCACCCTTTGATATATTGTTTGCTCAGACAGCAAGGCAGTACAGTTTGCTAACAGCCACAGTTATTGGCAGCAGTTGGCTGCTGCTGAGAGCAGTGCGGTTGCGGGGTTGGCAAAATTGGGCGTGTTATTCGCTGGCGATCGCCTTTGGTTTCTACACTCACCCTTTCTTCTGTTTAACACTCATTGGACACGGAGTTTTTATAATTTCTTACTGGTTGTTTGTCAAAAAAACAAAATTGCCAGGTCACGTAACTAATTCGCAATTTTTCTTAGCGGTAACAGCGGCCTTAATATTGTATATTCCCTGGATTTACGTGCTGGCGACAAACCTGGAACGAGCATCAGCTACGACAGATTGGACGCGAGTATCTCCGGGTTGGCTGTATCTTGTCAAATTGTGGACACTCAGCTTTACAGCCTTATTTTTTGACTTCGACTTCGGGTTTGATAATATTTGGACTTATCTGCTGAGATTGCCATTTGGGCTGTTAATTGCGGCAGCCCTTTACACAATCTGCCGCAGGGTTAGCACTTCTACTTGGCTGTTTATTGTAACATCAACTTTTGTACCTTTTTTAATACTGGCATTACCGGATATAATCCTAGGTGGCAAACGTTCCGCTGTCAGCCGCTATCTGATTTCCTGCTTTCCGGGAGTGCAGCTAGCAGTTGCTTACTTGCTCGCGAGTAACGTGAAAACTCAGCAGCGGTTGTGGCAAGTCATTTTAGCGTTGGTATTTACAGCAAGTGTAGCCTCCTGTACAGTTAGCGCTTTTTCTGATACTTGGTGGAGCAAAGACTTGAGCTATTTTAATGCTGAAGTTGCGAAAATTATTAACAAAGAGGTGATAGCTAATCGATCCATTAAAGATACAATTGTAATTAGCGATCGCGGCAACGATTTTACGAACATGGGAGATTTGCTTTCTCTGAGTTATTTGCTCGACAAAGACGTGAGGCTGATGCTGATGAGCCAGTCGCCAGATATGGAGATGCTGAACAAATATTCGGCTCCCCTGGTGTTCCGCCCTTCGGAAAAATTGCGCTCGGCACTAAAGCAAAATCAACGCCGCTTAGAGCCAATTTTGCAGTATGCCAGACTTTTTAGAGCGCGGCGAGCTTCTTAG
- a CDS encoding LuxR family transcriptional regulator, whose amino-acid sequence MQSISYKPEISLSPRERAIAQLVAQGLPNKCIAKNLNISHWTVATYVRRIFIKLGVCSRTAMIALLIQENLLWD is encoded by the coding sequence ATGCAAAGCATAAGTTACAAACCGGAAATTAGCCTGAGTCCACGCGAAAGAGCGATCGCGCAATTAGTAGCCCAAGGCCTGCCAAACAAATGTATTGCCAAAAATTTAAATATCAGTCACTGGACGGTTGCTACTTACGTGAGGCGGATTTTTATCAAACTCGGTGTTTGTTCCAGAACTGCGATGATTGCACTGCTGATCCAAGAAAATTTGCTCTGGGACTGA
- a CDS encoding SCP-like extracellular, translating into MLEQLQNSGSQSLDILTGERSSSQIAPSPTNQNFINRVLELTNIERSKLSLSPLTFNTQLLTAAENHSQNMALQDFFSHTGKDGSSLGSRISATGYQFSAAAENIAAGSSTPEQVVSSWMNSSGHRANILNPNLKEIGIGYYFLADDTGTENWNHYWTQVFATSLDGSVNPAPTPTPTPTPTPTPNTSVSITSPIPNAIGDGSPTTAAKNTASDGNYFLSDSADSQIPTNAAGLPIFALSGKDNITGGEGVDSINGMQGADTINGAGGNDSLSGGKESDSIEGGVGNDFISGNNDNDQLIGSDGNNTIRGGKEDDVLIGGNGDELLAGDRGQDLLTGGAGDDTFILAGGLSAATTLISADVIVDFGAGDKIGLTDGIGFANLTFESVSLQLDGGASVASTAIKAGSNYLGIVQGVSQSQLTSSVFVNA; encoded by the coding sequence ATGCTTGAACAACTACAAAATTCCGGTTCTCAGTCGTTGGACATTTTAACAGGAGAGCGATCGAGCTCTCAAATCGCACCAAGCCCAACCAATCAAAACTTTATTAATAGAGTTTTAGAACTTACCAACATCGAACGCAGCAAATTGAGTTTGTCCCCGCTAACCTTCAATACTCAGTTACTAACTGCGGCGGAAAATCACAGCCAAAACATGGCCCTGCAAGACTTCTTTTCGCATACCGGAAAAGATGGTTCGTCATTAGGAAGTCGGATTAGTGCAACGGGCTATCAATTCTCAGCGGCAGCAGAAAACATCGCTGCGGGCTCTTCTACACCCGAACAAGTTGTATCATCATGGATGAACAGCAGCGGGCACCGCGCTAACATTCTTAACCCGAATCTCAAAGAGATTGGGATTGGTTACTATTTCTTAGCCGACGATACGGGCACAGAAAATTGGAATCACTATTGGACGCAAGTTTTTGCGACTTCTCTTGACGGTAGTGTTAATCCCGCACCGACACCGACACCCACACCAACTCCCACACCCACTCCCAACACATCGGTATCGATTACTTCGCCCATACCCAATGCTATAGGGGACGGCAGCCCGACGACAGCAGCCAAAAATACAGCCAGCGACGGCAATTATTTCCTATCAGATAGTGCCGATAGTCAAATACCGACAAATGCTGCGGGATTGCCAATTTTTGCCCTTTCCGGCAAAGACAATATTACCGGGGGAGAAGGTGTTGATAGCATTAATGGAATGCAAGGTGCCGATACAATTAATGGCGCAGGCGGCAATGACAGCTTATCGGGCGGCAAAGAGTCGGATTCAATTGAGGGCGGTGTTGGCAATGATTTTATCAGCGGCAACAACGATAACGATCAACTAATCGGATCTGACGGTAACAATACTATTCGCGGCGGCAAAGAAGATGATGTCTTGATTGGCGGTAACGGCGACGAGTTGTTGGCGGGCGATCGCGGGCAAGATCTTCTGACGGGCGGTGCTGGAGATGATACGTTTATCTTAGCAGGAGGTTTGTCTGCGGCGACTACTTTAATAAGTGCAGATGTAATCGTCGATTTTGGGGCTGGGGATAAAATTGGTTTGACTGACGGTATCGGATTTGCCAACTTGACTTTTGAATCTGTGAGTTTGCAGTTGGATGGAGGTGCAAGCGTCGCTTCTACAGCGATTAAGGCTGGCAGTAATTATTTGGGAATCGTGCAGGGTGTAAGTCAAAGTCAACTTACATCTTCTGTTTTTGTTAACGCTTAA
- a CDS encoding CBS domain-containing protein → MIDLEQQLNQPLIMPKTVADVMSREPILARPEMPLNEAIKILANRRISGLPVVDENDLLVGVISETDLMWRETGVTPPAYIMVLDSVIYLENPSRYERDLHKALGQTVGEAMSKEPITIGPDKSVQEAAKLMHDRSIHRLPVVDSAGKVIGILTRGDIIRSMAAES, encoded by the coding sequence ATGATCGATTTAGAGCAACAACTCAATCAACCGCTAATCATGCCAAAAACAGTAGCCGATGTGATGAGCCGCGAGCCCATCTTGGCGCGACCCGAAATGCCCTTGAACGAAGCGATTAAAATTTTAGCCAATCGACGCATTAGCGGTCTTCCCGTCGTAGATGAGAATGACTTGTTGGTAGGAGTCATCTCCGAAACCGACTTGATGTGGCGGGAAACCGGCGTAACTCCGCCCGCTTACATCATGGTGCTCGACAGCGTGATTTATTTGGAAAATCCATCTCGTTACGAGCGAGATCTGCACAAGGCTTTAGGACAAACAGTAGGAGAAGCGATGAGTAAAGAACCAATTACCATCGGGCCCGACAAATCTGTCCAAGAAGCTGCCAAACTGATGCACGATCGCAGCATCCACCGATTGCCAGTGGTCGATTCTGCGGGCAAAGTAATCGGCATCCTCACTAGGGGAGATATTATCCGATCGATGGCTGCCGAATCTTAA